The Papaver somniferum cultivar HN1 chromosome 3, ASM357369v1, whole genome shotgun sequence genome includes a region encoding these proteins:
- the LOC113360688 gene encoding uncharacterized protein LOC113360688, producing the protein MADLQILMMNGIYPKWSTLVQYYRQPPAGEMGRSYSYFNSKQMNLRKDVERAFGILKRKFAIICGPYHGLSAREMHKIMLTCIIMHNMVIQKTRRNKNWTNHQDEDLRPEIIPARGLPTRNYAQMTSHIENRTLYNRLRKDLRANLWDEFGRDGGRIE; encoded by the exons ATGGCAGACCTCCAGATTCTAATGATGA AtggaatttatccaaaatggtcaactttagttcaGTATTACCGTCAGCCACCTGCCGGTGAAATGGGTCGTTCATACTCATATTTCAATAGTAAACAAATGAATCTGAGAAAGGATGTGGAACGGGCTTTTGGAATTCTGAAGCGGAAGTTCGCAATCATTTGTGGGCCTTATCATGGTCTAAGTGCTCGTGAAATGCATAAGATTATGCTGACTTGcatcattatgcataacatggttATCCAGAAGACTCGTCGTAATAAGAATTGGACTAaccatcaagatgaagacttaagACCTGAGATTATACCAGCAAGAGGATTACCTACAAGAAACTATGCGCAAATGACCAGTCATATTGAGAACAGAACTCTGTATAACAGGTTAAGGAAAGATCTCAGAGCGAATCTGTGGGATGAGTTTGGAAGAGATGGAGGACGAATTGAGTAG